One segment of Sulfobacillus thermosulfidooxidans DSM 9293 DNA contains the following:
- a CDS encoding glycosyl hydrolase family 18 protein — translation MRQTRVRRHRRSLFRKSMSRTAGPKMALISSALILSQITMSGAFAQSAVNISGYTLSQTQNDLTINGQGFGTTEATVTIDGQSAPILSWSNTAITVSIPQTADPGPITVTTSQGLTSNSITFLGVSRGSYALSSDGKVTVNGNVPFYGDLTTINASTSSPAVQLVPTKDYRGYWILTQDGHIYAFGDATSFPSLPSGSAQALSMAVTPSGQGAYVLTQNGTVYALGNATNYGNATSSNVVSIAATPDGQGYWIVSQNGEVEAFGDAKNYGSLSTSTTPTSNATTNSTASYPNGTLVRQQGTAPVWVVENGSLHHIPTAAMFLSMGYQWNQIQVVPSLTGMNIGSPLVTPYPSGTLLQVTGHHAIYLVMQGVLHHIGSWSTFVQMGLTGKPIVSVSQLGANWPMGPTLNSPVTYYPSGTLIQQQGTPQIYMVNNGVLQHIANASVFLEMGYQWNQVLKVSSLPNLPIGPTLTTPSRAFPTGTLLQVQGQSPVYLDQNGVLRHIPNPTVLYNLGYSFQNVVTVPSSQVIAGLTMGTDLESTTIPGVASQSPDPSSPSTPPPSPAVQIVPTLDGQGYWILQSNGTVTAFGDAKNYGEPSPTATGAEELLPSFDQQGYDVITTQGQVYNFGDGPSLSVPSNVVSVVDSPITATTTTTPIPLKQFNGFLSMGYGFFVDNFPNGVNNSSFEDLLQHGNELSVINPAWFNLSQDASGNWNITSWSTQGAYAAPLINGLNNIQYVTQQAHQEGVMVLPSIGNYYSPGNGPISTPADVTSLVQQIVSLVNQYNFDGITIDFENNGDGGLSLQAASEQYTNFIQQLGTALHQDNKLLMVAVYPSSYPDTIYNYQAIAPYVNFINMMAYPEHNSSTWPGPTAGYPWVSSLVQNALAQGVNPSQIILGVAPYGHEWTVTNNGVVGQGAVSYRAIQSLLQQQNITPLWDPVEKEIVFTAGPLAQAPSPGLSIQNGNAYSPQVANLQNLLNIVLLQYALQNGQTPRPWLWADGYFGTATQNALEAFQQDFSVNTQTPGVYDTATAQALQQVINQWNIGQNIYWSETSRSIKDRIELALANHLGGIAAWRLPFESTGYWTDMAQLTPVFHGQP, via the coding sequence ATGAGACAAACGCGGGTCAGGCGCCATCGCCGATCTCTGTTTCGAAAATCTATGTCCCGAACTGCGGGGCCAAAGATGGCCCTCATTTCATCCGCATTGATTTTAAGTCAAATCACTATGTCTGGCGCATTTGCTCAAAGTGCTGTCAATATTAGTGGCTATACTTTATCCCAAACACAAAATGATTTAACAATTAACGGGCAAGGATTTGGCACCACTGAGGCCACGGTAACGATTGATGGCCAATCAGCCCCCATTTTATCGTGGTCCAATACCGCGATTACCGTTTCCATTCCGCAAACGGCTGATCCGGGTCCCATTACGGTCACCACATCGCAAGGTCTCACTTCCAATAGCATAACCTTTTTAGGCGTCAGCCGTGGCTCTTATGCCTTATCTTCCGATGGCAAGGTTACGGTTAACGGCAACGTCCCATTTTACGGAGATTTGACCACCATTAACGCATCAACGTCATCACCAGCCGTCCAACTTGTACCGACCAAGGACTACCGTGGGTACTGGATTTTAACGCAGGATGGTCACATTTACGCATTTGGCGATGCCACGTCGTTCCCATCCTTACCATCAGGTAGTGCCCAAGCACTGTCCATGGCAGTAACGCCATCAGGCCAAGGCGCGTATGTCTTGACACAAAATGGTACGGTATATGCTCTGGGCAATGCCACCAATTATGGCAACGCCACAAGCTCAAATGTCGTGAGTATTGCGGCCACTCCAGATGGTCAAGGCTACTGGATTGTAAGCCAAAATGGAGAAGTTGAAGCATTTGGGGATGCTAAAAATTACGGCAGCCTGAGCACATCGACAACCCCGACAAGTAATGCCACAACCAATTCAACAGCATCCTATCCAAATGGCACCCTCGTCCGTCAACAAGGTACAGCCCCTGTCTGGGTGGTCGAAAACGGAAGCCTGCATCATATACCCACTGCAGCAATGTTTCTTTCAATGGGTTATCAGTGGAACCAAATTCAAGTTGTGCCCTCATTGACAGGCATGAATATTGGTAGTCCTCTCGTAACGCCATATCCTTCGGGCACATTGCTTCAAGTCACCGGGCATCATGCCATTTATTTGGTGATGCAGGGCGTTTTGCATCACATTGGCAGCTGGTCAACATTTGTGCAAATGGGTTTGACCGGAAAACCTATTGTGAGTGTGAGCCAATTAGGTGCCAACTGGCCTATGGGTCCGACGTTGAATAGTCCCGTGACGTACTATCCGTCGGGAACTTTAATACAACAACAAGGCACCCCCCAAATCTATATGGTTAACAATGGGGTTCTTCAACATATTGCCAATGCGAGTGTATTTTTAGAGATGGGATATCAATGGAATCAAGTTCTCAAGGTATCATCTCTTCCCAACTTACCGATAGGACCGACTTTGACGACACCGTCCCGGGCTTTTCCCACCGGAACGCTATTACAGGTTCAAGGTCAAAGCCCGGTCTATCTTGACCAGAACGGGGTGTTGCGTCACATTCCCAATCCCACCGTTTTGTATAATTTAGGCTACAGTTTTCAAAATGTCGTGACCGTTCCCTCATCCCAGGTTATTGCCGGGCTTACGATGGGCACCGATCTAGAAAGCACAACAATACCGGGAGTAGCGTCCCAGTCCCCCGATCCATCCAGTCCGTCTACTCCACCGCCTTCTCCCGCGGTCCAAATCGTTCCGACATTAGACGGCCAAGGATATTGGATCTTACAGTCTAACGGTACCGTCACAGCTTTCGGGGACGCCAAAAATTATGGGGAACCATCACCAACTGCCACGGGTGCAGAAGAACTCCTTCCGAGTTTCGACCAGCAAGGCTACGATGTAATTACCACCCAAGGACAGGTCTATAATTTTGGAGATGGACCATCTTTGTCTGTGCCATCAAATGTGGTAAGCGTTGTCGATTCTCCAATCACGGCCACCACAACGACCACACCAATTCCTTTAAAACAATTTAACGGATTTCTCTCGATGGGCTATGGCTTTTTTGTGGACAACTTCCCTAATGGTGTCAACAATTCATCGTTTGAAGATCTTTTGCAACATGGCAACGAACTATCGGTTATTAATCCTGCCTGGTTTAATTTGTCTCAAGATGCCAGTGGCAACTGGAACATTACCAGTTGGTCCACGCAAGGTGCTTACGCGGCCCCTTTGATCAACGGTCTTAACAATATCCAATATGTGACTCAACAAGCCCATCAAGAAGGCGTCATGGTACTGCCCTCTATTGGCAACTACTACAGTCCCGGTAATGGTCCCATCTCCACCCCAGCGGACGTGACCTCACTCGTCCAACAAATTGTCAGCTTGGTCAACCAATACAATTTCGATGGAATCACCATTGACTTTGAGAATAATGGGGATGGAGGTCTCAGTTTACAAGCCGCATCCGAACAATATACGAATTTTATTCAGCAACTCGGGACGGCCCTTCATCAAGACAATAAATTACTGATGGTGGCTGTTTATCCATCAAGTTATCCCGACACCATTTACAACTATCAGGCCATAGCTCCCTATGTCAATTTTATAAACATGATGGCCTATCCCGAGCACAACTCGAGCACATGGCCAGGACCTACCGCAGGTTACCCGTGGGTCAGTAGCCTGGTACAAAATGCCTTGGCACAAGGGGTTAATCCCAGTCAAATTATTTTAGGTGTAGCTCCGTATGGACACGAATGGACCGTCACGAATAACGGTGTGGTTGGACAAGGGGCCGTGAGCTACCGGGCAATTCAAAGCCTATTACAACAACAAAATATTACCCCGTTATGGGATCCCGTAGAAAAAGAAATCGTGTTTACGGCTGGTCCCTTGGCTCAAGCACCATCTCCTGGGCTGTCCATTCAAAATGGGAATGCCTATTCCCCACAAGTCGCTAACTTACAAAATCTCTTAAATATTGTGTTGCTGCAGTACGCCCTGCAAAATGGACAAACTCCTAGACCCTGGCTATGGGCCGATGGATATTTTGGCACCGCGACTCAAAATGCCCTCGAGGCTTTTCAACAGGACTTCTCAGTCAACACGCAAACTCCAGGCGTGTATGACACAGCAACAGCCCAAGCCTTGCAGCAAGTCATTAATCAATGGAACATTGGTCAAAACATTTATTGGTCCGAAACTTCGCGGTCGATTAAAGACCGAATTGAATTGGCGTTAGCCAATCATTTGGGTGGCATTGCAGCATGGCGCTTGCCGTTTGAAAGTACCGGATATTGGACAGATATGGCCCAACTCACCCCGGTATTTCATGGCCAGCCATAA
- a CDS encoding glycosyltransferase family 4 protein yields the protein MIKNGLSTRAGKIGGNGLRIIVDALLYQPQSAGIGRYIGSLLAAYVSQYNAIDHLDVLALPGQEIPGVDIIYPPDSLDSSRQRIWYEQWRLPLWLSTRSYDVVHFPDYQLPVLRPVKHTIITVHDLVAFKYPQMFPWAQSVVKRELMKQSVKVADHIIVPSEATAGDLQEILHVSREKISVIAHGVPFQTRKTLVNVRDRPYFLAVGTIEPRKNFEGVIHAFAEFVHANHLEGQVDLVIAGKKGWLYTPVLEAPKKWNIEESISLLEYVPDETLQALYQHSIALVYPSFYEGFGLPILEAMAQGTPVIASNQGALAEVCGDAALIVDPKNIDQLAQYMLDLWEKPTLREVLRQKGLKRAKSYTWDQVAEKTREVYQQVAQL from the coding sequence ATGATAAAGAACGGTTTAAGTACGAGGGCCGGGAAGATAGGAGGGAATGGTCTGCGGATTATAGTCGATGCCCTGCTTTATCAGCCTCAGTCAGCAGGGATTGGGCGTTACATCGGATCTTTATTAGCTGCGTATGTTAGCCAATATAACGCGATCGATCACCTTGACGTGTTGGCTTTGCCAGGGCAAGAGATTCCTGGTGTGGACATAATCTATCCTCCGGACTCTTTGGATAGTAGCCGTCAAAGAATTTGGTATGAGCAGTGGCGATTACCTCTGTGGCTATCAACACGGTCGTATGACGTCGTGCATTTTCCTGATTATCAATTACCTGTCTTGCGTCCCGTCAAGCATACGATCATCACGGTTCACGATCTTGTGGCCTTTAAATATCCCCAAATGTTTCCGTGGGCCCAGTCTGTTGTGAAGAGAGAATTGATGAAGCAGTCGGTGAAAGTTGCCGACCACATCATTGTGCCGAGTGAAGCTACGGCGGGTGACCTGCAAGAGATTTTACATGTGTCCCGGGAAAAAATCTCGGTGATTGCGCACGGGGTCCCATTTCAGACCCGGAAAACCTTGGTCAATGTGCGTGACCGGCCCTATTTCTTGGCTGTAGGAACCATCGAACCCCGAAAAAATTTTGAAGGGGTGATTCACGCCTTTGCCGAATTTGTTCATGCCAATCATTTGGAAGGGCAGGTCGATTTGGTTATTGCCGGGAAAAAAGGATGGTTGTATACCCCTGTATTGGAAGCTCCTAAAAAATGGAACATTGAAGAGTCCATCTCTTTGTTAGAATACGTTCCAGATGAGACATTACAAGCCTTGTACCAACATAGTATAGCGCTTGTATATCCAAGCTTTTATGAAGGATTTGGCTTGCCCATCTTAGAGGCAATGGCTCAGGGTACACCGGTGATTGCCTCGAATCAGGGCGCTTTAGCGGAAGTGTGTGGGGATGCGGCGCTCATTGTCGATCCAAAAAATATTGATCAGCTCGCGCAATATATGTTGGATTTATGGGAAAAGCCGACGTTACGGGAAGTATTAAGGCAAAAAGGGCTGAAGCGGGCCAAGTCTTATACATGGGATCAGGTAGCAGAAAAGACCCGTGAGGTTTACCAGCAGGTTGCCCAGTTATAA
- a CDS encoding O-antigen ligase family protein, giving the protein MRAEVTKIQEQIFAKTMWVPLIIVALGAVIAIRLGMVGALIFFVGYIWLATLSLPLAAILYILAAPFPIGMILHHHKFYVADFMAIVLAIKLFLANVHKGFGGLVETFLPKAFRLPLLFLLLLSVLSLGESLSRFGTVIKILEYIEFFVVMVAVFRNAGTDERIWNGYFTALFLAVSAVTVYGLYQFLFQLGPVYNIVDGHHVRATGFFGQPNVFGAFNDETFPLALALLTLGPRYLKKGWLVVATVLTALGAVLSYSRGSWVADAAAVFFMLVLVAVTKPKVVKMFAAYGIGIPILMFLAVFFLGKTDLSHTALFIGAHKNTIERLKTTVTALLNPQGHFDTDQRLLIWKSALQAIRQHPLLGVGLGNFHLFIQQHPPKGLAAVPPMAHDLYLEWGADLGVGGILAALWFEWSWISKAVSIIRQKLPVLNEYGYAALMGAFGTAVAFIVHNWVDFLIDQGVIVPLLIALAFIAAQYEHYRNGSVS; this is encoded by the coding sequence ATGCGAGCCGAAGTGACCAAAATCCAGGAACAGATTTTTGCTAAAACGATGTGGGTTCCGTTGATTATTGTCGCATTGGGTGCCGTTATCGCTATTCGTTTGGGAATGGTGGGAGCCCTTATTTTCTTTGTGGGATATATTTGGTTGGCAACCTTGTCCTTGCCTCTTGCTGCCATACTTTATATTCTGGCGGCTCCCTTTCCCATTGGAATGATCTTGCACCATCATAAATTTTATGTGGCCGATTTTATGGCCATAGTGCTGGCTATCAAATTGTTCCTGGCAAATGTCCACAAAGGTTTCGGCGGTCTTGTCGAGACGTTTTTACCGAAAGCTTTTCGCTTGCCCCTTCTCTTTCTTTTATTACTGTCCGTGTTATCGTTAGGGGAAAGTCTCAGTCGTTTTGGTACGGTTATTAAAATTCTTGAATATATCGAGTTCTTTGTCGTCATGGTCGCTGTGTTTCGGAATGCGGGAACGGATGAAAGAATCTGGAACGGTTATTTTACCGCACTCTTTTTGGCGGTGAGTGCGGTGACTGTGTATGGACTGTACCAATTTTTGTTTCAGTTGGGACCCGTTTATAACATCGTGGATGGCCACCACGTGCGAGCGACCGGATTTTTTGGACAACCCAATGTATTTGGAGCATTTAATGATGAAACCTTTCCCTTAGCATTGGCTTTATTGACCTTAGGCCCTCGCTATCTCAAGAAGGGATGGCTGGTGGTTGCCACGGTCCTGACAGCTTTAGGCGCTGTCCTCTCCTATTCTCGCGGGTCATGGGTGGCGGATGCCGCGGCCGTCTTTTTTATGTTGGTGTTAGTGGCCGTGACAAAACCTAAAGTCGTGAAAATGTTCGCCGCATACGGCATTGGCATTCCCATTTTAATGTTTCTTGCGGTGTTTTTCCTGGGGAAGACTGATTTAAGTCATACGGCTTTATTCATCGGAGCCCATAAAAATACCATTGAGCGGCTTAAAACCACGGTTACCGCGCTTTTGAATCCCCAAGGGCATTTTGATACGGATCAACGGTTATTAATTTGGAAATCCGCCCTGCAAGCGATTCGGCAACATCCTCTCTTAGGCGTGGGACTCGGTAACTTTCATTTGTTTATCCAACAACACCCACCCAAAGGCCTGGCCGCCGTTCCCCCGATGGCCCATGACTTATATCTGGAATGGGGAGCCGATTTAGGGGTGGGCGGCATTCTGGCAGCACTATGGTTTGAATGGTCATGGATTAGCAAGGCAGTCAGCATTATTCGGCAAAAGCTACCGGTTTTGAACGAATATGGCTATGCGGCCCTCATGGGTGCGTTTGGCACGGCCGTGGCCTTTATTGTGCATAATTGGGTCGACTTTTTGATTGATCAAGGCGTCATTGTGCCGCTATTAATCGCCTTAGCCTTTATTGCCGCACAATATGAACATTATCGAAATGGGTCGGTTTCCTAA
- a CDS encoding glycosyltransferase, which translates to MRVALVHDWLVTMGGAERVLEALTEMYPDAPIFTGVVDFDHLSPRLRQKHIIPSFVQRLPRAKRWYNRYLPFLLYGFEQFDLSQYDLVISSSAAVAKGVITPVDTVHVAYVHTPMRYAWDLYHDYRNREAKGITKRLMGPVFHYVRMWDRLAADRPDVLVANSHLVQRRILKHYHRQAQIVYPPVAVDRFEVKNPGSYYLVLSRLVAYKRIDLAIEAANQMGIPLVVAGDGPERGHLKHLAGNTIKFTGAVSDDVAKQLIENAKALIFPGEEDFGIVPIEVQAAGHPVIAFGRGGVLDTVIDGETGVFFHSQDVKHLIEAIRTAENMAWDAQKIRRHSEKFRPERFREAMSLVIDAALSHHEPTS; encoded by the coding sequence ATGCGGGTCGCTCTAGTTCATGATTGGCTCGTGACCATGGGAGGGGCAGAACGCGTCTTAGAGGCTTTAACGGAGATGTATCCGGATGCACCCATTTTCACCGGGGTGGTGGATTTTGATCATTTATCGCCGAGATTGCGCCAAAAACACATTATCCCCTCTTTTGTGCAAAGATTGCCGCGTGCCAAAAGGTGGTATAATCGTTATTTGCCATTTCTCCTTTATGGATTCGAGCAATTCGATCTGTCGCAATATGATTTGGTGATTTCATCGTCGGCGGCCGTGGCTAAAGGGGTGATTACGCCAGTAGACACGGTACATGTGGCCTATGTCCACACGCCTATGCGTTATGCCTGGGATTTGTATCATGATTATCGCAATCGGGAAGCCAAGGGAATTACCAAACGACTCATGGGTCCAGTCTTTCATTATGTAAGGATGTGGGACAGGTTAGCCGCTGACCGGCCCGATGTATTGGTAGCTAATTCCCACTTGGTGCAACGTCGCATTCTGAAGCATTATCATCGGCAGGCGCAAATTGTCTATCCGCCGGTGGCTGTTGACCGTTTTGAGGTAAAAAATCCGGGTTCCTATTACTTGGTATTATCCCGTTTAGTCGCCTATAAGCGTATTGATTTAGCTATTGAAGCGGCCAATCAGATGGGGATTCCCTTAGTCGTAGCGGGAGACGGACCAGAACGGGGTCATTTAAAACACCTGGCAGGGAACACGATTAAATTCACTGGAGCTGTCAGTGATGACGTGGCCAAGCAATTAATCGAAAATGCTAAAGCGTTAATTTTTCCCGGTGAAGAGGATTTTGGAATTGTGCCCATAGAAGTGCAGGCTGCAGGTCACCCGGTTATTGCATTTGGGCGGGGTGGCGTGTTAGATACCGTTATCGATGGAGAAACCGGCGTGTTTTTTCATAGCCAGGATGTGAAGCACCTGATCGAGGCCATCCGGACAGCGGAAAACATGGCGTGGGATGCCCAGAAGATTCGCCGTCACAGTGAAAAATTTCGGCCAGAACGGTTTCGTGAAGCGATGTCTCTGGTTATCGATGCAGCGTTGTCTCATCACGAACCGACCTCTTAG
- a CDS encoding glycosyltransferase family 4 protein, protein MKIAMDISIMEECRTGTEEYTEGLVWGLNRVGTQVLGVGRHGQALLPDQTCLGLSPRHKRSPWHKWWWENVGILSSPKDVSLVHIPYMMHPPRPLAVPTVVTVHDLIPYRLQAYHGRLRERLYFGQIRKYLPLASQIVAISQATYRDIADFFPQWIAKVTVIPNGVHPDYFRPVAVEQMEQITSTYGLVKRPRLLYVGGYDPRKNVQTLLQACQKVFARLNDGELVLVGALNHEPTTRLVTELGMEDRVILTPYLSRRNVVALYQAADLFVYPSTYEGFGLPPAQALAMGIPVIAGDISAVSEVVGDSGLLVPPKEVDAWVDTIIKVIQTPALAQKMAARGRARAEDFSWENIAQQYQKLYHRLVRE, encoded by the coding sequence ATGAAGATTGCTATGGATATTTCGATTATGGAAGAGTGCCGAACAGGTACCGAGGAATATACAGAAGGTCTGGTATGGGGACTGAATCGAGTCGGAACTCAAGTCTTAGGAGTCGGACGTCATGGTCAGGCTCTATTGCCCGATCAAACCTGTTTGGGATTATCTCCTCGACATAAACGGTCTCCGTGGCACAAATGGTGGTGGGAAAATGTTGGCATTTTATCGAGTCCCAAAGATGTATCCTTGGTGCATATTCCTTATATGATGCACCCCCCAAGGCCCTTAGCCGTCCCCACAGTGGTCACAGTACATGACTTAATCCCTTACCGTCTACAAGCCTATCACGGTCGCCTGCGGGAACGATTGTATTTCGGTCAGATTCGGAAATACCTTCCTTTAGCCAGTCAAATCGTTGCCATCTCTCAAGCGACATACCGCGATATTGCAGATTTTTTCCCCCAGTGGATTGCAAAGGTCACTGTGATTCCCAATGGCGTGCATCCCGATTATTTTCGCCCGGTCGCGGTGGAACAAATGGAACAAATCACCAGCACCTATGGTCTGGTTAAACGTCCGCGTCTTTTATACGTGGGCGGCTATGATCCGAGGAAAAATGTTCAAACATTGTTGCAAGCTTGCCAAAAAGTCTTTGCGCGCTTGAACGATGGGGAATTGGTCTTAGTGGGAGCTTTAAATCATGAACCGACGACCAGGCTTGTGACGGAACTCGGCATGGAAGACCGGGTTATCCTAACGCCGTATTTGAGTCGCCGTAATGTCGTTGCCCTCTACCAAGCAGCGGATCTGTTTGTGTATCCATCAACCTATGAAGGGTTCGGACTTCCCCCAGCGCAAGCTCTGGCAATGGGAATCCCCGTCATTGCGGGCGATATCTCGGCTGTCTCCGAGGTGGTGGGCGATTCCGGGTTATTAGTGCCTCCTAAGGAGGTTGATGCCTGGGTGGACACTATTATAAAAGTCATTCAAACACCCGCCCTGGCACAAAAAATGGCGGCACGGGGACGTGCCCGAGCGGAAGATTTTAGTTGGGAAAATATTGCTCAACAATATCAAAAACTTTATCATCGCTTAGTCCGGGAATAG